In Naumovozyma dairenensis CBS 421 chromosome 2, complete genome, the following are encoded in one genomic region:
- the MCM1 gene encoding transcription factor MCM1 (similar to Saccharomyces cerevisiae MCM1 (YMR043W); ancestral locus Anc_2.608), translated as MSDVENTPEGSQQSGSTKERRKIEIKFIENKTRRHVTFSKRKHGIMKKAFELSVLTGTQVLLLVVSETGLVYTFSTPKFEPIVTQQEGRNLIQACLNAPDEEEEEEEEEGEEEDNNDHITNQGAEILGSSITEQDPSARHNSTSSMTNIGMDSMNAINSMKQAIAGSTNAMVPPGQLPLQMQQVGMKREGNSNNMTIGQTSVVSSSGTLGNQFSTQNQQQLQPTTQQQQQEQQQQHIQQQRQQQQQQQGNPATSHHYQHGQGFPNTNSPYLNAEQNAVYQQYFDEQQQNQF; from the coding sequence aTGTCAGACGTGGAAAACACTCCCGAAGGGTCGCAACAAAGTGGGTCTACTAAAGAAAGgagaaaaattgaaattaaattcatcgaaaataaaacaagaCGGCATGTTACTTTCTCCAAGAGAAAACATGGGATCATGAAAAAGGCATTTGAATTGTCCGTATTAACTGGTACACAAGTCCTTCTACTGGTTGTCTCTGAAACCGGATTGGTATATACTTTTAGTACACCGAAATTTGAACCGATTGTCACACAACAAGAAGGTAGAAATTTGATCCAAGCATGTTTAAATGCAcctgatgaagaagaagaggaggaggaggaggaagGTGAAGAGGAAGACAACAATGACCATATTACAAACCAAGGGGCTGAAATATTAGGCTCTTCAATTACTGAACAAGATCCTAGCGCTAGACATAATTCTACAAGTAGTATGACAAATATAGGAATGGATAGTATGAATGCGATAAATAGTATGAAACAAGCAATCGCCGGAAGTACTAATGCAATGGTGCCTCCAGGGCAACTCCCACTTCAGATGCAACAAGTTGGAATGAAAAGAGAGGgcaattcaaataatatgaCTATAGGACAGACCTCCGTTGTGTCATCATCTGGAACGCTAGGTAATCAATTTTCTACCCagaatcaacaacaactacaacCAACAAcgcaacagcaacaacaagagcaacagcaacagcatATTCAGCAACAacgacaacaacaacaacaacagcaggGAAATCCTGCCACTTCACATCATTATCAACACGGTCAAGGTTTCCCAAATACTAATTCACCATATTTGAATGCTGAACAAAACGCAGTATATCAGCAATACTTTGACGAGCAACAACAGAATCAATTTtaa
- the ARG80 gene encoding Arg80p (similar to Saccharomyces cerevisiae ARG80 (YMR042W); ancestral locus Anc_2.607): MVVKKRGLNEDERNDNEYDQSKKMKIVDTISKEQIGTATATATTTTKSVTNAVSFVNQNEPVEGENEEDDYEDEDEEDISLNKEELSGNLGGLDEGEGGGKEEDEEEEDEDEEDVAIDSESYRESSASVPATSVDKVTLTNARTPSVPESPRSSSSKQKIPISFIENKSRRHVTFAKRRHGIMKKAYELSVLTGANVLLLILSSSGLVYTFTTPKLEPVIRDDEGKNLIRKCLGAPDNWEYDEGTRANPES; the protein is encoded by the coding sequence ATGGTAGTAAAGAAACGAGGActtaatgaagatgaaagaaatgacaatgaatatgatcaatccaagaagatgaaaattgTTGATACAATCAGTAAGGAGCAGATCGGTACTGCAACAGCCACAGCTACTACTACAACTAAAAGTGTTACAAACGCAGTATCTTTTGTTAATCAAAATGAGCCTGTTGAAGGTGAAAATGAGGAGGATGACTacgaagatgaagatgaagaagatattagCCTCAATAAAGAGGAACTGTCCGGTAACTTAGGGGGATTAGATGAAGGAGAAGGGGGAGGGAAAGAGGAAGACgaggaggaagaagatgaggatgagGAGGATGTCGCGATTGATAGTGAATCATATCGAGAATCTTCTGCATCTGTCCCAGCTACGTCAGTTGACAAGGTCACGTTAACGAATGCGAGAACTCCAAGCGTACCTGAGAGTCCTAGATCATCATCCTCTAAACAAAAGATTCCAATCTCATTTATTGAGAATAAGAGTCGAAGACATGTTACATTTGCGAAAAGACGACATGGTATTATGAAGAAAGCGTATGAATTGAGTGTGTTGACTGGTGCCAATGTACTATTGTTAATCTTATCTAGCTCTGGGCTTGTATATACTTTTACAACACCAAAACTGGAACCAGTGATACGAGATGATGAAGGGAAGAACCTGATACGAAAATGTTTAGGAGCGCCTGATAACTGGGAATATGATGAAGGAACTCGCGCCAATCCTGAAAGTTAG
- the ARA2 gene encoding D-arabinose 1-dehydrogenase (NAD(P)(+)) ARA2 (similar to Saccharomyces cerevisiae ARA2 (YMR041C); ancestral locus Anc_2.604), with protein MVFPPPLIVGGGTFSEQYNSDPESLPISEILRYAFTNGVNAIDTSPYYGDSEILIGKALKELSDEFPRESYSICTKVGRISLDSFDYSKEHVEFSVRRSCERLNTTYLDLVYLHDVEFVPLEDTLIALRELRRLKDIGLIKRFGLSGYPVHYLYEVTRKCATEYVDDIGPLDAILSYCNLNLQNVVLDNYYDKLKNECKIGIISNASILSMSLLREQETVAFHPCSKELRDCADKAADHCQSKGMKLSDLATRYAVSKWIGKGPTVIGVSSVEEMATAIRNYKKIEERLPNNKLTDEETEMVKEIQESIFGSHFNETWSSGLISGSDTHKPSV; from the coding sequence ATGGTATTCCCACCACCACTAATTGTCGGAGGAGGCACTTTCAGTGAACAATACAATTCTGATCCAGAATCTCTTCCAATTAGTGAAATACTCAGATATGCATTCACTAATGGAGTTAATGCCATTGATACTTCACCATATTATGGTGATAGTGAGATCTTAATTGGTAAAGCGTTAAAAGAGTTAAGTGATGAATTTCCAAGAGAATCATATTCGATATGTACTAAAGTGGGTAGAATCAGTTTAGATAGTTTTGATTATTCTAAAGAGCATGTTGAATTTAGTGTAAGGAGATCATGTGAACGGTTAAATACTACATACTTGGATTTAGTTTATTTACATGATGTTGAATTTGTTCCATTGGAAGATACGTTGATTGCCCTGAGAGAATTGAGAAGATTGAAAGATATTGGTCTTATTAAAAGGTTTGGGTTATCTGGATACCCCGTGCATTATCTTTATGAGGTGACAAGGAAATGTGCTACAGAATATGTGGATGATATTGGTCCGTTGGATGCAATTTTATCTTATtgtaatttgaatttacaaaatgttGTGCTGgataattattatgataaattgaaGAATGAATGTAAGATTGGGATTATTAGTAATGCTTCCATATTAAGTATGTCATTATTAAGGGAGCAAGAAACAGTGGCGTTCCATCCATGTTCTAAAGAATTAAGGGATTGTGCTGATAAGGCTGCTGATCATTGTCAAAGTAAAGGTATGAAGTTATCAGATTTAGCTACCAGATACGCTGTTTCTAAATGGATAGGTAAAGGTCCTACTGTTATCGGTGTAAGTTCAGTGGAAGAGATGGCGACTGCAATTAGAAACTATAAGAAAATTGAGGAAAGGttaccaaataataaattaactGACGAGGAAACTGAGATGGTTAAAGAGATTCAAGAAAGTATTTTTGGATCTCACTTCAATGAAACGTGGAGTTCTGGTCTCATTTCTGGATCAGATACACACAAACCATCTGTCTGA
- the YET2 gene encoding Yet2p (similar to Saccharomyces cerevisiae YET1 (YKL065C) and YET2 (YMR040W); ancestral locus Anc_2.603) yields the protein MSIYLLIIFFSLIMEMTILFILVLPLPFSIRRLFFSLFERATKSMQVRTISSIFGLLVSFLFYDSRKRSMVHVLTYQDDVSGQNVTPIHALASRAYHQRNMYLSGFILYFGVCIATVMTILGKLVKVHDDMHMRELGNIEYIAKSRIDDLIKLKHEKEQNLRDLKLQVAKLKTASTSFS from the coding sequence ATGAGTATCTACctattaattattttcttctccCTTATTATGGAAATGACTATCCTATTCATACTCGTCTTACCATTACCATTCTCCATACGAAGACTTTTTTTCAGCCTTTTTGAAAGAGCAACTAAATCCATGCAAGTCAGAACAATTTCCTCCATATTTGGTCTCTTGGtatcattcttattttatGATTCAAGGAAAAGGTCAATGGTTCATGTCCTTACCTATCAAGATGATGTATCTGGTCAAAATGTCACTCCAATACATGCTCTAGCTTCTAGAGCTTATcatcaaagaaatatgtACTTGTCTGGGttcatattatattttgggGTTTGTATTGCGACCGTGATGACTATACTTGGGAAATTAGTGAAAGTTCATGATGATATGCATATGAGAGAATTAggaaatattgaatatatagCAAAATCTCGTATTGATGACCTTATTAAACTGAAGCATGAAAAGGAACAAAATTTAAGGgatttgaaattacaaGTGGCAAAATTGAAAACCGCCAGCACTTCTTTCTCATAA